In the Vulpes vulpes isolate BD-2025 chromosome 12, VulVul3, whole genome shotgun sequence genome, tacaATTATGGTattaaccttatttttttaacctttaaattttgatttaagggaaatcaagaaaaaataatacaatgaaaatttagtattaaaaaattatcttttaaaagtttcacTAGTATTCACAAGATCTAACCTAGGCCTAACTTCTAATGGTTCTGTAACATGACCTTGCTAATGTTTGTACAATGCATGTTGGGGGGATGGTTAGTGTGTGTATCTGTGGAAGGTGGACAAAGAAATAATCTGACATAGTAAAAGTATGATGTAGGTGTTTTAGATATAGGCATTCCTACAGTTGTTGCCATTGGagtaatttttgtaaatgtataaaaatgtgtgATTCATCGTTTCACAATGACGTGAATGTAAAAGAAATGTGAAGGAAAAACAGCAGTCCTCTCTTTTATTCACTCAATTAGTAACATGACTTTGACAacagatcttattttttatcttagaaTCCTCCTATAAATGCCTCTAGGCATAACAAgtaacaaattttatttgtacttgtatgtttatttttacttatatgtctttgaaataataatgtatgtttttgagattggaaataattatatttatattctcagAGCAGAAAACATAGTCTTATTTGGGGcccattattaaattttaatcattttatgtatttgatatgAAGATACTGAGGAAAGAAATCTCCCTtagaatcaattttttaaaaagcactataaACTGACCTATAATCATTGGTAGAAATTGTACTTTTCAGAGgacaactaagaaaaaaaatactcttttgaaCTGATCTCTAATTTGATAGCTGTGCAACCAAAATAATCTGATTATCTCATTTCATATATGCCATGTATTGTAATAACTATACTTATgtatagtttatatttatttaattatgtgttAGCTTGGGCAGCCCGatgggctcagtggtttagcactgctttcgacccagagagtgatcctggagacccgggatccagtcccacgccgggctccctgcatggagcctgcttctccttctgcctgtatctctgcctctctgtgtgtctctcatgaataaataaataaaatattaaaaaataaaaattatgtgttagccaaatatttgaatattcttaTGATAGGGAAAATATGTGTCTTCTAAAATTTTGTCTGTGACTCACTCTGTTTGAAATTTACCACATACCTCTTCATCTCTTTTAGGTCATGCTGATCACAAATTGttcctcttttccttattttagacaaataataaaatagtaagtgTAAAGCATagaagcagatggagagaaatTTTATGGTCAACATTCTCTTATAGTTTTTACTTACTATACTGACTAATttacatactttaattttaagattattacTATTTTGAAGCTTTAGTCTTCTTTTAATCTTTACTTAATAATTTGcttctttcaattttttccctAACCTTActaccctctttttttaaatctatttatttatttgagagaaagagacagagagcagagggaaaggaagagggagagggagagaagcagactctgcactgagcacagactCAAGACTTGATCCcaccagggtcctgagatcatgacctgagccaaaatcaatagacCACCGCTTATTTGGCttggccactcaggcacccttctCTCTCCTATTTCTAAAAACCCCTTCATGCTTCTCTAGGTTTCCATAAAGCTTTGTCTATATATTTTTCCCCCACTcatatgaacaaatatttatatatttctatctcCTTCTGTATTCATtactctcatttatttcttttcagaatcaTAACCTTTAAAGTACAACTTCACTTTCTTATTATACACACCAACATGCTGATTTTGTTTTGGAATACATTGTGTAAGAGCGGAGATGATAACAACATTGATGGGATGGAAATACTACTAAGGccagaaaacaaaagaggaagacacaaagagatggaaaaatattccatgctcatagattggcagaatcaatattatgaaaatgtcaatgttcccCAGGGCACTTTACACGtttattgcaatccctatcaaaataccatggactttcttcagagagttagaacaaattattttaagatttctgtggaatcagaaaagaccccgaatagccaggggaatttcaaaaaagaaaaccatagctgggggcatcacaatgccagatttcaggttgtgctacaaagctgtggtcatcaagacagtgtggtactggcacaaaaacagacacatagatcaatggaacagaatagagaacccagaattggaccctgaactttatggtcaactaatattcgataagggaggaaagactatccactggaagaaagacagtgtcttcagtaaatggtgctgggaaaattggacatccccatgcagaagaatgaaactagaccactctctttcaccatacacaaagataaactcaaaatggatgagagatctaaatgtgagaaaggttccatcaaaatcctagaggagaacacaggcaacaccctttttgaactcagccacagtaacttcttgcaagatacatccacaaaggcaaaagaaacaaaagcaataatgaactattgggacgtcatcaagataagaagcttttgcacagcaaacgatacagtcaacaaaactcaaagacaacctacagaatgggagaagatatttgcaaatgatgtatcagataaagggctagtttccaagatctataaagaacttattaaactcaacaccaaagaaacaaacaatccaatcatgaaatgggcaaaagacatgaagagaaatctcacagaggaagacatagacatggccaacattcACATGAGAttatgctctgcatcccttgccatcagggaaatacaaatcaaaaccacattgagataccacctcacaccagtgagaatggggaacattaacaaggcaggaaaccacaaatgttggagaggatgcggagaaaagggaaccctctgacactgttggtgggaatgtgaactggtgcagccactctggaaaactgtgtggaggttcctcaaagagttaaaaatagacctgccctacgacccagcaattgcactgttggggatttatccgaaagacacagatgcaatgaaacgctgggacacctgcaccctgatgtttctagcagcaatgtccacaatagccaaactgtggaaggagcctcggtgtccatcgaaagatgaatggatagagaagatgtggttatgtatacaatggaatattcctcagccattagaaatgacaaatacccaccatttgcttcaacgtggatggaactggagggtattatgctgagtgaagtaagtcaatcggagaaggataagcattatatgatctcattcatttggggaatataaataataatgaagggaatataagggaagggagaagaaatgtgcgggaaatatcagaaagggagacagaacataaagactcctaactctgggaaacgtactaggggtgttggaaggggaggaggggtgtgggggtgagtgggtgatgggcactgaggggggcacttgacgggatgagcactggtgttattccgtatgttggcaaattgaacaccaataaaaaataaagttttttattaaaaataaaaataaaaataaaaaatagttttaaaaaatgacaagatagTGAGTCAATGACAATACTTGCTTCCTATGTATACCTCCCTTCAGAAATACCTGTTCCTAGATTGTGagattacatttttaagatattCCACATCCCTTACAATATAtacttgaataataaaaattctggagCCCTACTAGTGTTGAGTTTTGGCCACACCAAGTTTGAGTCTCTGACTGCCTCAAattcctcatttgaaaaacagTGATTATAATGTTAATATGTTCTTTATGTATcagcttttattataaaatatataatttcatatctagaagaaaatgaagatttaaaaattaatagaatgcTATTGTCACATATTTCCCATGTGAATAATTACTTTTCAAATAATCTATTGTGGATCCTTTTTATAGTAGTGTTGATTCTAAGGATAATActcttcaaaatataaagctgGACTTTGGGAGAGAAGGGGGTCCTTACTCAAGTGTTCTTTGTAACCTTTGCCCTTCTGTGTTGCCCTATACACAGTGTGGCAGTTCTCTTTTCCAAATGTATATCAGTGTACATGCTTTGTtcaatagaaaaattaaagaatgattCACACACATGTCGTATTTTATTGATTATAGAATAGCAGttcttactatttatttcttaaagattgaAAAGATATCATTATCACATgagaaattgaaaacagataATGCTTTTATATATTCTAAGCACAGAAATACCATTTTGtaacatttagaaaaacatttgttgccatatataaaaatatacttgataAACTAATTCTCCAAGTACAAGGATAACTGGGACACTTAGGAAGCAGACTGTGCCACTATCATAGTCTGACACATGGCAGGAAGGGATCACTTCCTGTGCAACATTCTTCTCACAGCATCTTTCACGTCTCTGTTTCTTAGACTGTATATCAGAGGGTTTAGCATTGGGATGATGAGTGTGTAGAGCACAGCTATGACCTTGTTTTGCCCTGGGGAGGAGATGGCCCCAGGCTGGGCATACATGAAGAACACAGTCCCATAGAACAAACTCACCGTGGCcatgtgggagccacaggtggagaaggTCTTACCCCTACCATGGGTGGAGGGGATCTTCAGGACAGTGGAGAGTATGTAAGCATAGGAAACCAGGATGACACTTGTGGTGGTGACAATGATGAGGGAGGAGAGAATGAATAGCACCATCTTGTTCACAGACGTGTCAACACATGAGATCTTGATCAGGGCTGGGacatcacagaagaagtggtCCAGTCGGTTTTCTCCACAGAAATGCAAGCTGAAGGTGAATCCTGTCTGGACCATGGAGTTGATGCCTCCACAGATGTAGGAGCTAATTACTAAATGAACACAAACCTGTTGAGACATACGGACAGGATAGAGGAATGGTGAGCAAATGGCTGAGAAGCGATCATATGCCATCACGGCCAGAAGAAAGCCTTCAGTTGTGACAAacagagcaaagaagaaaaattgggcTGCACAGCCATTGTAGGAAATCTTCTTTTCATGAGATAGGAAGTTGGCTAAAGTTTTGGGAGCAATGACTGTGGAGTAGCAGAGATCTAAATAGGATAAGTTTCTAAGGAAGAAATACATAGGTGTATGAAGCCTCGAGTCCATCCTGATGACAATTATCATGCTGGTATTTCCCACCACAGTGACCACATAGGCCAGCAAGAACACCAAGAACAAGAGGATCTGCATCTTCGGAGGGGTTCTGAAGCCCAGAAGAATGAACTCAGTCACTCCTGAGGAATTCCTGTTCAGCTGGCTCTTCATGGCTGCGATGCAGGAGGAACTGGGAAGATGGTAAACGTGAAAGAAACGAGTGCTCAGAATACTTGTTTtagtaaaaataactaaaacCAGATAAATCCGATATAGAATACAAAGATCTGTGCATACAGAGGATAGAAGGCACACAGGACAATTGAAAGATAGCTATGAATGGAAAAAAGAAGTATGTATTTAAAAAGCTTGTGTTGTATGTATTTAGGCATTTGCTATTACAGTTATAGAGTGTCCTTAAAACATGGTGGTACAGAAaggaagtaatttttattttagtttaggtATGGAGAAATTCAGACAAAAACAGATGTAAAAAGTTCCtttagagtcatgagattgagcagCTAAGTGGTTTACTATTCAACCATCTATCATgaactataaaagaaaattggCAAACAATTCAAAGATTCACATCCTATGGAAATgtcttataaattataataaatacaaatcatCTTTATTGTTGTCATTGCTATGGTTTCACTAACTGTGACATTTTTTGAAGACAGGCTGGGTCTATGCAAGGACATTAGAGTCAGTTTGGCCCAGTATCTAGGATAcctactttctttaaaaaattaaaagttaacaGAAACATGGGCTGATTCACTTTAGAAGGCAGAAGAATCATCAAAGTAACCCCTGGTAACACCtatcaactaaaaaaaatgaatttaaggaaacctaaaattttatataaaaatgtttctggtTTCAACagaaaaattcaggaaaaaagatgTAATTAAAGCAATCTCAAAAGGAATGTGCtgagaataaacaaattaaatacagaatatattgTAAGGATGAACCCATTTCTTACCTTGTATAACCTCTACTACATGTGAAGTCGTGAAGAAACAAGAGTATGAAAAGTGCCCCTGGTTTGACAGAAAGTCTTCCTGCCAGGTGGATCGCATTTCCTCCCTGTTCAGATCAGACTCCAGCTGCTAAGATGAGCAAGTCCCAGCAACAGTTGTAggttctcttcccctctctttgtctccctttctctctgtctctgtctctctctctctagtttaTTATGCTTTCTCACTGATTAAAACCATGAGCAGACCTGGGATTGGTCCTAAGAGAAATTCTCTCCCGAGGAGGGAAAGCTGAGTGGTGGCCATTCCCTCTGCAAGGTGTTCCCCAGGCACGAAGGTCTCTCTCGCCAGTAACGTACTTTATAtccaaatgcagaagaaaaatgagagaaggggTGATGCCCTAGGAGACTCACCAGGCCTTGGGTAGAAGGGCTCCTCTGGAGGATACGAGAACTATCCTTCCACTTagtgaacaaaataataatgataattaagcACATTTGGATGAGAAGTTCTTGATTCCTTTTTCAACTTGATGACCTACACAGGGGGAAATTAACTATTTTTCATCTGAGCAGATAACAACCCCCACTTTGAGCAACTCGTTCCTTACCTCTACAGTTAATGCATCCTGCTGTAGTCGAAGGAAATCTGACCCAGAGGATAATCTAAACAgcctgttaaaaaataaataaataaatagtctgtTGAAGACTTGGGGGAAAAGTGGGACTTGAAGTCACACAGAGATTGGCAAGAGCAGGCAATCGTACCTCTGTCTATGAATCAAGGCTGAGAAGAAGTGGCACCAAGGGTCCCAGAAGCATGAGGATTGCTTCAAGTGTGAGACCACGGTGGGGTTAGGCACCTGGGCTAGACCCAGGAAGAGGGGCCCCAAGGGCACgctggaagagaaaggaattccCTGTCCTCAAACCCTCAGTCCTGTCCTTGTGGGAAAGCGGTACCTCCAGGATCCTAGGGATCCTCCTACTGACTCCTGATGATGTTACCCTTGAGCTAGGACAACTTTTTTGGGTATTTCTTATGGCACAACTTCGGCGTGAACACATCCctttagttttccttcatctaAAAGTTCCTCTGTCAAGTGTATGCTGAACTTTTATCTGCTTCTATGTAATGGCTCTTCTCCCCTCCAGCTACTTTGACAATGTCCCTTTTTCTACTGCTCTTCAGAATTTATTCTGAAGTgctttatttggttttctttctgtttatccTGCTTGGGATTTTGCCCCTGTCCTTGCATCTGTGTGATTAGATTTGTCATCAAATATGAACCATTTTTGCCCGTTATAGTTACATTACTTTTCTGGCCCCTCTTCTTCCTGTTACATGAGTACTATTTTCTC is a window encoding:
- the LOC112912722 gene encoding olfactory receptor 9S13-like, producing the protein MKSQLNRNSSGVTEFILLGFRTPPKMQILLFLVFLLAYVVTVVGNTSMIIVIRMDSRLHTPMYFFLRNLSYLDLCYSTVIAPKTLANFLSHEKKISYNGCAAQFFFFALFVTTEGFLLAVMAYDRFSAICSPFLYPVRMSQQVCVHLVISSYICGGINSMVQTGFTFSLHFCGENRLDHFFCDVPALIKISCVDTSVNKMVLFILSSLIIVTTTSVILVSYAYILSTVLKIPSTHGRGKTFSTCGSHMATVSLFYGTVFFMYAQPGAISSPGQNKVIAVLYTLIIPMLNPLIYSLRNRDVKDAVRRMLHRK